Proteins encoded by one window of Candidatus Nitrosocosmicus hydrocola:
- a CDS encoding 30S ribosomal protein S4e, with amino-acid sequence MVRKSGSTKLKRQKAPKFWDIKRKSSQFILSPRPGPYSKTKCYPLGIVLRDILHLSSTASETKQILNSGQIMVDRVVRRDMRFGVGLMDIIEITTSKKAYRLIPKGLELLNPVETKENMSKLVKITSKTTIKGGKIQYGFHDGKSLISDNGDISVGDVCLVTLPDLKIDQHIKFDTGCFVLVIQGENAGKIGRVEEIKNGMFSLPKRVVLTFDEKTVELPVELIMPVGVDKPVLEVLVIE; translated from the coding sequence TTGGTAAGAAAAAGCGGAAGCACTAAATTAAAAAGACAAAAGGCTCCCAAATTTTGGGATATAAAAAGAAAATCCTCTCAATTCATTCTATCGCCCAGACCTGGACCCTATTCCAAAACTAAGTGTTATCCATTAGGTATCGTACTTAGGGATATATTGCATCTTAGTTCTACAGCAAGTGAGACAAAACAAATCTTGAATTCAGGTCAAATAATGGTTGATCGCGTTGTAAGAAGGGATATGAGATTTGGTGTAGGTTTGATGGATATTATTGAGATAACTACAAGCAAGAAGGCATATAGGTTGATTCCAAAGGGATTAGAGCTATTGAATCCAGTTGAGACAAAAGAAAATATGTCAAAGTTGGTAAAAATCACCAGCAAGACAACCATTAAGGGTGGGAAAATTCAATATGGATTTCATGATGGGAAATCATTGATTTCTGATAATGGTGATATTAGTGTGGGTGATGTATGTTTGGTAACCTTACCTGATTTAAAGATTGATCAACATATTAAATTCGATACTGGCTGTTTTGTTTTAGTCATCCAAGGAGAAAATGCTGGTAAGATTGGAAGGGTTGAGGAAATAAAGAATGGAATGTTTTCGTTACCAAAGCGAGTAGTGTTAACATTTGACGAGAAAACTGTTGAACTCCCAGTCGAATTGATCATGCCTGTTGGGGTAGACAAACCTGTATTGGAGGTATTGGTAATTGAGTGA
- a CDS encoding 50S ribosomal protein L14 — MSTKSRAVSSRGVEEFRPYVTRSLPLYANLVCADNTGAKILQIAQVTRYKGRHSRLPAAAVGDFVTVTVKKGPAELRKQIFGAVIVRQKYPIRRLNGVRVSFEDNAAVLVTQEGEIKGTDLKGPVAAEAAEKWPRIANLASMIV; from the coding sequence ATGTCTACAAAATCAAGAGCAGTATCTTCACGAGGAGTCGAGGAATTCAGGCCATATGTAACTCGATCATTACCTCTGTATGCAAATCTAGTTTGTGCTGATAATACCGGAGCAAAAATATTGCAAATCGCTCAAGTTACGCGTTATAAAGGGAGACATTCACGGTTGCCAGCAGCCGCCGTGGGTGATTTTGTAACGGTTACAGTTAAGAAAGGTCCAGCCGAATTGAGAAAACAGATTTTTGGGGCAGTTATAGTGAGACAAAAATATCCAATAAGGAGATTAAATGGGGTAAGAGTATCCTTTGAAGATAACGCCGCAGTTCTAGTGACTCAGGAAGGAGAAATTAAAGGAACTGATTTAAAAGGACCGGTAGCTGCAGAAGCTGCCGAGAAATGGCCAAGAATTGCTAATTTAGCATCTATGATTGTTTAA
- the rpmC gene encoding 50S ribosomal protein L29 produces MARNKTKTLRQFNDTDLKDKLTDLKVDLAKLKSEALKGTLKKDAGVIRWKRRDIARILTLMNERTGGQKRQ; encoded by the coding sequence TTGGCTAGAAATAAAACAAAGACATTAAGACAGTTTAATGATACTGACTTAAAAGATAAATTAACTGATCTTAAGGTTGATTTGGCAAAACTCAAATCCGAAGCCCTAAAAGGAACTCTAAAGAAAGATGCAGGAGTAATAAGGTGGAAAAGGAGAGATATAGCCAGAATTCTGACTTTAATGAATGAACGAACTGGAGGGCAAAAACGACAATGA
- the rplX gene encoding 50S ribosomal protein L24, whose amino-acid sequence MKKKISNISANLSDSLSKDYGRKSVRIIKGDSVKIMRGEYKGVEGKVEKLNTVRSRLSIEGVQREKIKGGQVKVQIHSSNVQITSLHLDDDKRKKKLQGKEEQINKSSRKPTVRTSKKE is encoded by the coding sequence ATGAAGAAGAAGATTAGTAATATTTCAGCGAACTTATCTGATAGTTTAAGCAAGGATTATGGTAGAAAAAGTGTGCGTATCATAAAAGGCGATTCTGTAAAAATCATGCGGGGTGAATACAAGGGAGTAGAAGGCAAAGTAGAAAAATTGAATACTGTGAGAAGTAGGTTGAGCATTGAGGGAGTACAACGAGAGAAAATAAAGGGCGGTCAAGTTAAAGTACAGATACATTCATCAAATGTACAAATTACTTCACTCCACCTGGATGATGACAAACGAAAGAAAAAATTGCAAGGAAAAGAGGAACAAATTAATAAATCATCAAGAAAACCAACAGTAAGAACGAGTAAAAAGGAGTAA
- a CDS encoding 30S ribosomal protein S17 — translation MVRDIGIQVKGPKKTCTNKYCPFCGSLSLRGKLVSGIVVSHKSKNMVVVEREYSRFVNKYKRYERSKSKIHAFISDCQEVEDGNKVKIAECRPLSKTVSFAVVEVSE, via the coding sequence ATGGTAAGAGATATTGGTATTCAAGTTAAAGGTCCAAAAAAGACATGTACTAATAAATACTGTCCGTTTTGCGGATCACTGTCTTTGAGGGGTAAACTTGTTAGTGGTATAGTTGTTAGTCACAAGAGTAAGAATATGGTTGTTGTTGAAAGAGAATATTCAAGATTTGTTAACAAATACAAGAGATATGAACGCAGCAAATCAAAGATCCATGCTTTTATTTCTGATTGTCAGGAGGTAGAAGATGGAAATAAGGTTAAGATTGCAGAATGCCGTCCACTTTCAAAGACTGTTTCTTTTGCTGTAGTAGAGGTAAGTGAATAG